The Deefgea tanakiae DNA segment GATTGATGACCAGCGCTTGACTGGCATCATCACTGAAGCGTGGCAAGAAAGCGGCGGCGTCTATGGTTATCGCAAGATTAATGATGACTTGCGTGATATGGGCGAACAATGTGGCAAGCATCGCGTCGCGCGCTTAATGCGCTTAGCTGGCCTTTGTTCACAAACAGGCTATCGTCGTCGACGTGGTTTTTATGGTGGCAAGCCCACCGTAACGGCACCAAACCATTTGGCTCGGCAATTCAATGTCGATACACCTAATCAGGTTTGGGTGACTGACATTACCTATATTCGCACACAGGAAGGTTGGCTTTATTTGGCCGCAGTATTGGATTTGTTCTCAAGACAGGTTGTTGGTTGGTCGATGGGCGCGCGGATGGACCGTGAGTTGGCGATTAAAGCTTTATTAATGGCGGTTTGGCGACGTCAGCCCAAGCAAGAGGTCTTAGTGCATTCGGACCAAGGCAGCCAATTCAGTAGTTATGATTGGCAGGATCTACTGCGTGTGCATAATTTAAAACCGAGCATGAGTCGGCGTGGCAATTGCCATGACAATGCGGTCGCGGAAAGTTTCTTCCAGCTATTGAAGCGGGAACGAATCAAACGACAAACCTACCGTAATCGAGAGGAGGCACGTCGAGATGTGTTCAATTATATCGAGATGTTTTACAACCCCAAGCGCCGCCATAGTTTCAATAATGGGCTATCACCAGTAGAGTATGAAAAGCAGTATTTCGAAAGGCTCGGCAGTGTCTAGAAAACTCGGGGCGATTCAGTAACTGGCTACACAATTTGCGAGTCTGCAATCGGAGTTATTGCAGGCGTTCATTTTTCCCCAAATTGTTGCGCTTTAGAGAACTCTTGTAGCCGGGGCGGCGACTCAAGCCCTGCGGATAAATACGTAAGTGCAGGTGGCGACATCCGATAAGAACGGGTGGTTAAATGGATAAGAATTCGCAGTCTGCTGGGGTTCAACCACGTCTCTATGCTCGTGGAGTAGGGGACATACAAATTGAGTCGATTTAACTTTAATGGCTTTCTTTGTGTGTAATTATGTCCATGCTTCTGTTTTATGTTATGTGATTGTCCATGGTGTCTAACTAATCCGTAATGCAGTGGTTAAAACATTGATTATGGAAGATGAGTCAGCCAAGCCATTGGTTGTCCTTATGCATGGAGATTGCCAAGTTTCTACAAAAGAGTTAGCTCGTCAAATTGGACGAAAAAAAATTGAACCTTGTAAGCCGGAAGTTGCCAATAGGCACACTGGATTTTTAGTTGGCGGTACAAGTCCATTTGGAACAAAAAAATTATTATCGGTCTTTGTCGAAAAAACTATTTTAGATTTGCCATTGATTTTCATTAATGGCGGACGTCGAGGTTATCTAGTAGGCATCGATCCGGTTGTCTTGTTGCAGTTGCTTGATCCGGTGCTTGTTGAAGT contains these protein-coding regions:
- a CDS encoding YbaK/EbsC family protein, yielding MVKTLIMEDESAKPLVVLMHGDCQVSTKELARQIGRKKIEPCKPEVANRHTGFLVGGTSPFGTKKLLSVFVEKTILDLPLIFINGGRRGYLVGIDPVVLLQLLDPVLVEVALN
- a CDS encoding IS3 family transposase (programmed frameshift); translated protein: MSKSNRYTEEFKIEAVKQVTERNYPVAEVAERLGVSGHSIYSWIKRYATPLPEQAQTTTQQDEIRQLKAELRRVTEERDIPKKGRRVLCQAIRVRYAFIRDHQALHPVRRLCQMMQVHPSGYYAWLQRPQSLRTIDDQRLTGIITEAWQESGGVYGYRKINDDLRDMGEQCGKHRVARLMRLAGLCSQTGYRRRRGFYGGKPTVTAPNHLARQFNVDTPNQVWVTDITYIRTQEGWLYLAAVLDLFSRQVVGWSMGARMDRELAIKALLMAVWRRQPKQEVLVHSDQGSQFSSYDWQDLLRVHNLKPSMSRRGNCHDNAVAESFFQLLKRERIKRQTYRNREEARRDVFNYIEMFYNPKRRHSFNNGLSPVEYEKQYFERLGSV